The nucleotide window TTGCCTCCGCAGTCGCAAACCAAAGCCCGCTCTCTCTCTTGGTCGACCATAAAACTCCCACAACCCGATTCTCCTTCGCGAAATCTTGCTCGTAAATTTgattctctcctccctctctcacATGCCACCACATTTGAGCTGCCTGAATTTCTAATGCAGTAAGCAGCGAACCGGTGGCCTCAAGTTGCGCATCTTTATACGCTTTCCCCATCAGAGCGGCTGCATAGTACGCATTAACTGCCTCACTCGTACTCTCTTGATTCCTCCCGTCTGCGAATTCTGTCAACCCTGCCGCCCACGAGTGCAACTTATAAAGATCAAAGCATCTCAGACGCGTGTAATTTGGATTCAATTTCTTGTCCTTGTTGAGAAAATCCTCCACGAGCAAGTAAGCTTGAGGCTTGTACTTCTCTCCCCATGCAGGATCAATCTTTGCTAACACGGAAATTGCATATATAAAGTACCCCAGATGAAAATGGTGATCTGAATAAAGACCAAACCCGAAATCTGCAGCTGGATCAGTTGCGGAGGATTTGGTAACAAGTCCACCCCATGTTTTATCATGCAAGAATCCGTTGCCACTAAAAGTACCATCCAACCACGGCTCGATTTTATTGCTCAAGAATGTCCTAATCGCAGGGATCACATCAGGACAGGCTACCTCCTCGGCGATCAGAGCCAGCCTCGCAGCTCTAGCAACTAGTTTCCCGTAAAAGTACGAAGACGTGGTAGTTGATTCTGTTGAACTAAGAGCGTCAACATCTCGACGAAGTGCAGATATGATCTCTGAAAACGAATCCTTTTTGACACCTCCAACGGAATTCCAAGTGACTGGAATAGGCTTCGACGCTAACACCCACGAATCACCAACGACGCCAATCAAATCCCCGTCGATGCTTTTGTACTTAAAATCTTGCAAAATTGTGGCGTTGGACAGAAGCTTGAGATGTAGAGGATGAGCTAGCATGAGCAAGTCTCCACCTATCTTTCCGAACTTATACGACAAAGTATTTGAGTTTTCGAGCA belongs to Malus sylvestris chromosome 17, drMalSylv7.2, whole genome shotgun sequence and includes:
- the LOC126610945 gene encoding probable endo-1,3(4)-beta-glucanase ARB_01444 isoform X1, with the protein product MASMLSPLALVVCVLCFSALIPQATPAPFLFPEAQSTILPDPSTFFASNLLSSPLPTNSFFQNFVLGNGDQPEYIHPYTIRSANSSLSLAYPSFSYSSTVVSTTPFEADLTIASTSNSNGHHVVSDFNDLSVTLDFPSSNLRFYLVRGSPFLTCFVYRPMSVSISTDHTIVSASSASGSSTKFIVKLDNDHTWLIYTSSPTEFTDSDSSTLTLKEFSGIFRVAVMPDPDPKSEKVLDHFSSCYPISGAAVLENSNTLSYKFGKIGGDLLMLAHPLHLKLLSNATILQDFKYKSIDGDLIGVVGDSWVLASKPIPVTWNSVGGVKKDSFSEIISALRRDVDALSSTESTTTSSYFYGKLVARAARLALIAEEVACPDVIPAIRTFLSNKIEPWLDGTFSGNGFLHDKTWGGLVTKSSATDPAADFGFGLYSDHHFHLGYFIYAISVLAKIDPAWGEKYKPQAYLLVEDFLNKDKKLNPNYTRLRCFDLYKLHSWAAGLTEFADGRNQESTSEAVNAYYAAALMGKAYKDAQLEATGSLLTALEIQAAQMWWHVREGGENQIYEQDFAKENRVVGVLWSTKRESGLWFATAEAKEIRLGIQMVPVLPVTEVLFADVGFASELVNWASPALSRTGVTEAWKGFVYALQGMYDKKGALEKIRSLEEFDDGNSRSNLLWWIHSR
- the LOC126610945 gene encoding probable endo-1,3(4)-beta-glucanase ARB_01444 isoform X2, yielding MASMLSPLALVVCVLCFSALIPQATPAPFLFPEAQSTILPDPSTFFASNLLSSPLPTNSFFQNFVLGNGDQPEYIHPYTIRSANSSLSLAYPSFSYSSTVVSTTPFEADLTIASTSNSNGHHVVSDFNDLSVTLDFPSSNLRFYLVRGTSGSSTKFIVKLDNDHTWLIYTSSPTEFTDSDSSTLTLKEFSGIFRVAVMPDPDPKSEKVLDHFSSCYPISGAAVLENSNTLSYKFGKIGGDLLMLAHPLHLKLLSNATILQDFKYKSIDGDLIGVVGDSWVLASKPIPVTWNSVGGVKKDSFSEIISALRRDVDALSSTESTTTSSYFYGKLVARAARLALIAEEVACPDVIPAIRTFLSNKIEPWLDGTFSGNGFLHDKTWGGLVTKSSATDPAADFGFGLYSDHHFHLGYFIYAISVLAKIDPAWGEKYKPQAYLLVEDFLNKDKKLNPNYTRLRCFDLYKLHSWAAGLTEFADGRNQESTSEAVNAYYAAALMGKAYKDAQLEATGSLLTALEIQAAQMWWHVREGGENQIYEQDFAKENRVVGVLWSTKRESGLWFATAEAKEIRLGIQMVPVLPLVNWASPALSRTGVTEAWKGFVYALQGMYDKKGALEKIRSLEEFDDGNSRSNLLWWIHSR